The nucleotide window TCGAAGAAATAGCCAAGATGAAGCTTGTGGATTTGAACGCAAACGACTTGGATAGCGCCTGCAAGATCATAGAAGGCACGGCTCGAAGCATGGGGATTGAAGTAGTTTGATGGCGAAAGGGGTTCTAGACTTTACTATGAGAAAACGTGGGAAAAAATTCAGTGAGTCAGCAAAGCGAATTGACAGGAACAAGTCTTACGATTTTGCGGAGGCATTGAACTTTGCCGTGGACATGTCTTATGCTAGATTTGATGAGGGCATTGACGTTGCAGTGCGTTTGGGGGTGGATCCCAGACATGCCGATCAGATGGTCCGCGGTTCAGTCATGTTGCCGAATGGCACGGGCAAAGAAGTCAAGGTCTTGGTTTTTGCAAAGGGTGAGAAAGAGACGGAGGCCAGGGAAGCAGGGGCGGATATTGTGGGAAACGACGACCTGCTGGAAAAGATCAAGAAAGGCTGGCTGGAATTTGACAAGGCTGTTGCGACTCCGGACATGATGGGCGCGGTCGGGCGTATTGGCAAGATTCTTGGACCCAGGGGGTTGATGCCGAATGCAAAAACCGGCACTGTTACGTTTGAAGTGGCCAGCGCTGTAAAGGATTTGAAGGCAGGCAAGATTGATTTCAAAGTCGAGCGTGCGGGTATTGTTCATGCGTCAGTGGGGAAAGTATCTTTTGGCGTGGAAAAGCTGTTGGAAAACCTCACTTCCTTTCTCGATACGATCATTCGTCTCAAACCGGCCAGCAGCAAGGGCACATATCTAAAAGGGATTTCCGTTTCGTCCACCATGGGGCCTGGCATTAAGATAGATCCTGCCCATGTAAAGACCATTCTGAAATAAATCCTCAGGTCATTGAGAGCTAACTGGGGAAGCAAAAAAATAGTCTGTCAAAGACCGCAGGTATGCCTTCGAGCAAGGTGTTTAAAGCGTCACTCGCCTGCCAAGACAGTCCGTATGGGGTATATCGACATGCTGTTGAGCATTTTTCTTTTCGGCTAATTGCCGACAGGCGGCCGATGGCGATGCCTTCTCGTTTTACCTTGTGGTTTAGGCAGATAAGAAAGGAGGGGTTACAGACTTTTGAAGCGAGCGGAAAAGAAAGAATTGGTAGAGGCCCTTCACGAAAAGCTATCCAAGGCTAAATCGCTAGTCCTTACGGACTACAGAGGCCTTGATACGTCTGCCATGAATAGGTTGCGAAGGCAACTTAGGGAGGCATCGGTTGAGTACCGAGTGGTAAAGAACACACTCAT belongs to Deltaproteobacteria bacterium and includes:
- a CDS encoding 50S ribosomal protein L1; amino-acid sequence: MRKRGKKFSESAKRIDRNKSYDFAEALNFAVDMSYARFDEGIDVAVRLGVDPRHADQMVRGSVMLPNGTGKEVKVLVFAKGEKETEAREAGADIVGNDDLLEKIKKGWLEFDKAVATPDMMGAVGRIGKILGPRGLMPNAKTGTVTFEVASAVKDLKAGKIDFKVERAGIVHASVGKVSFGVEKLLENLTSFLDTIIRLKPASSKGTYLKGISVSSTMGPGIKIDPAHVKTILK